Proteins from a single region of Acidovorax sp. NCPPB 3576:
- a CDS encoding ABC transporter substrate-binding protein: MQRRNFVKLGGAAAALQCLPSIGFSQQGEVFRIGSLTPITGAGSPYGPGMQQAIRLAVDEVNAAGGAGGRKLELFTEDDQTKPDAAVLAAKKLIEVNKVQAVLGTWASGVTLAVMPLTDAAGIIQMNVSGAPAISTLDTKDLVWRFQATNDRFGAAFAEICAKRGFKRPATMAFNNASGLGNVEGFTKVWEKRGGKVAAHVTYEPSRPSYRSELQKILAAKPDVIVMGSYLPDTTIILREWFQSGADNKWVIPGWAANPDLVKALGAEVCEGIISVETVSNEKSTSYAQFDAAFTKATGKAASTNIYAAMAYDMVISLALAMEAAGPKATVEQVNAKLREVSNAPGTAVYSFAEGKAQLGKKAKVNYEGASSKLDFDKFGDATPDFGVFIIEKGQLVRRDVVSITV; the protein is encoded by the coding sequence ATGCAACGTAGAAATTTCGTCAAGCTCGGCGGCGCCGCTGCCGCCCTGCAGTGCCTTCCCTCCATCGGTTTCAGCCAGCAGGGCGAGGTCTTCCGCATCGGCTCGCTCACGCCCATCACCGGCGCGGGCAGCCCGTACGGCCCGGGCATGCAGCAGGCCATCCGCCTGGCGGTGGACGAGGTCAATGCTGCGGGTGGCGCGGGCGGACGCAAGCTCGAACTCTTCACCGAAGACGACCAGACCAAGCCGGATGCGGCCGTGCTGGCCGCCAAGAAGCTGATCGAAGTGAACAAGGTGCAGGCCGTGCTGGGCACCTGGGCCTCGGGCGTGACGCTGGCGGTGATGCCGCTGACCGATGCGGCCGGCATCATCCAGATGAACGTGTCGGGAGCGCCCGCCATCTCCACGCTCGACACCAAGGACCTGGTGTGGCGCTTTCAGGCCACCAACGACCGCTTCGGCGCGGCGTTCGCCGAGATCTGCGCCAAGCGCGGCTTCAAGCGCCCGGCCACCATGGCGTTCAACAACGCCTCGGGCCTGGGCAACGTGGAAGGCTTCACCAAGGTCTGGGAAAAGCGCGGCGGCAAGGTGGCGGCGCACGTCACGTACGAGCCCAGCCGCCCCAGCTACCGCAGCGAGCTGCAGAAGATCCTGGCGGCCAAGCCCGATGTGATCGTGATGGGCTCGTACCTGCCCGACACCACCATCATCCTGCGCGAATGGTTCCAGTCCGGCGCCGACAATAAGTGGGTCATCCCCGGCTGGGCGGCCAACCCCGACCTGGTGAAGGCGCTGGGCGCCGAAGTGTGCGAAGGCATCATTTCGGTGGAGACGGTCTCCAACGAAAAGAGCACGTCGTACGCGCAGTTCGACGCGGCCTTCACCAAGGCCACGGGCAAGGCGGCCTCCACCAACATCTACGCCGCCATGGCCTACGACATGGTGATCTCGCTGGCCCTGGCCATGGAAGCGGCCGGCCCCAAGGCCACGGTGGAGCAGGTCAACGCCAAGCTGCGCGAGGTGTCCAACGCGCCTGGCACCGCCGTGTACTCGTTCGCCGAAGGCAAGGCCCAACTGGGCAAGAAGGCCAAGGTGAACTACGAAGGCGCGTCCAGCAAGCTGGACTTCGATAAGTTCGGCGACGCCACGCCCGACTTCGGCGTGTTCATCATCGAAAAGGGCCAGCTGGTGCGCCGCGACGTGGTGTCCATCACGGTGTGA
- the ccoS gene encoding cbb3-type cytochrome oxidase assembly protein CcoS, whose product MDILYLLIPLSVVLVLLVLMGLAWAVHRGQFEDVEQEGERILRDD is encoded by the coding sequence ATGGACATCCTGTACCTGCTCATTCCGCTGTCCGTGGTGCTGGTGCTGCTGGTGCTGATGGGCCTCGCTTGGGCCGTGCACCGCGGCCAGTTCGAGGACGTGGAGCAAGAGGGCGAACGCATCCTGCGCGACGACTGA
- a CDS encoding ABC transporter ATP-binding protein, which translates to MTSASHNGSGSGNLLQIGQLRGGYSDVDIIHGIDLAVAPGEIVTIAGTNGAGKSTLVKALLGLLPRVAGSIHLGGRDITRLSAEDRFDAGLAYVPQVANVFPSLTVRENLLVVRGVPHVKRRMDAVLADFPALVERLPQPASNLSGGERQQLAFARALMPSPRIMVLDEPTAALAPSLVGKVFDMVRTLPAAGVAVLMVEQRARQALQISQQGYILDQGRCVLQGPAGGLLADERMAQLYLGNH; encoded by the coding sequence ATGACCAGCGCATCGCACAACGGCAGCGGCAGCGGCAACCTGCTGCAGATCGGGCAGCTGCGCGGCGGCTATTCGGACGTGGACATCATCCACGGCATCGACCTGGCCGTCGCGCCGGGCGAGATCGTCACCATCGCCGGCACCAACGGCGCGGGCAAGTCCACGCTGGTGAAGGCGCTGCTGGGCCTGCTGCCGCGCGTGGCGGGCAGCATCCACCTGGGCGGGCGCGACATCACGCGGCTGTCGGCCGAAGACCGGTTCGACGCCGGCCTGGCCTACGTGCCCCAGGTGGCCAACGTGTTCCCCTCGCTCACCGTGCGCGAGAACCTGCTGGTGGTGCGCGGCGTGCCGCACGTCAAGCGCCGCATGGATGCGGTGCTGGCGGATTTTCCCGCCCTGGTCGAGCGCCTGCCGCAGCCGGCCAGCAACCTCTCGGGCGGCGAACGCCAGCAACTGGCCTTCGCCCGCGCGTTGATGCCCTCGCCGCGCATCATGGTGCTGGACGAGCCCACGGCGGCGCTGGCGCCCTCGCTGGTCGGCAAGGTGTTCGACATGGTGCGCACGCTGCCCGCCGCCGGCGTGGCGGTGCTGATGGTGGAGCAGCGCGCGCGCCAGGCGCTGCAGATCAGCCAGCAGGGCTACATCCTCGACCAGGGGCGCTGCGTGCTGCAGGGCCCGGCCGGCGGACTGCTGGCCGACGAGCGCATGGCGCAGCTGTACCTGGGCAACCACTGA
- a CDS encoding heavy metal translocating P-type ATPase has translation MLSHRFEPTPDRPDLAAGTRAPDAVCAEGASLLDDPQEWPSFGRARLPAGADAGADAAAQTWESHVVLEGMHCAACALTIEEALRAVPGVAQADVSAATRRARVVWNAAQVRPSQWIAAVRRAGYRALPAMDAFARAERQREHRRALWRWLVSGFCMMQVMMYAWPAYVAQPGDLTAEMEQLLRWASWVITLPVVIFACGPFFANALRDVRLRRVSMDLPVALGMAITFGVSTAGTFDPSGIFGREVFYDSLTMFVFFLLTGRWLELRLRDRTAGALEAVMNRLPDSVERLGPDGAFVRVAVRRLAVGDTVRVLPGEAFPADGRITRGDTLADEALLTGESTPVARPEGSAVTAGSYNLQSAVQMRVERVGADTRFAQIVALMESASLQKPRLAQLADRIARPFLIAVLAAAALAAAWWWPTDPGHALMVAVAVLIVTCPCALSLATPVAMLTAAGTLARQGVLVRHLQALEALAGVDTVVFDKTGTLTRDGMAVRGVHPAPGVDRADALALAAAVARHSMHPVSRALVAAASQQGLDGATQWRVLEVQELAGEGLVALLQQGGAGPQDVPDGRGRLALGERTVRLGSVRHAGAGGPAGDGAEDSAAGQQVVLSEQHSDGTRVELARFDWREDLRPEAPRAVRRLRDAGVAVQLLSGDRPGAVRRIAAQVGIERAQGDCTPQDKLALLQAEQARGHRVAMVGDGLNDGPVLAGAHVSFAFGRAVPLAQSRADFVVMGGDLEQVVQTLLLARRTLRVVRQNLWWAALYNALCVPLAVAGLMPAWLAGLGMALSSLLVVANAARLAKGAGGVVAGAQAAPLAPVAPGVAAVAEGV, from the coding sequence ATGCTGTCCCACCGCTTCGAGCCGACTCCCGACCGCCCCGATCTGGCCGCGGGAACGCGGGCCCCGGACGCTGTGTGCGCCGAGGGCGCCTCGCTGCTCGACGACCCGCAGGAGTGGCCGTCGTTCGGCCGTGCCCGCCTGCCTGCGGGTGCTGACGCTGGCGCCGATGCCGCCGCGCAGACCTGGGAATCGCATGTGGTGCTGGAAGGCATGCACTGCGCCGCCTGCGCCCTCACCATCGAGGAGGCCCTGCGCGCCGTGCCGGGCGTGGCGCAGGCCGATGTGAGCGCGGCCACCCGGCGCGCGCGCGTCGTGTGGAATGCGGCGCAGGTGCGGCCTTCGCAATGGATCGCCGCCGTGCGGCGCGCGGGCTACCGGGCCCTGCCGGCCATGGACGCCTTCGCGCGCGCCGAGCGCCAGCGCGAGCACCGCCGCGCGCTGTGGCGCTGGCTGGTGTCCGGCTTTTGCATGATGCAGGTGATGATGTACGCGTGGCCCGCCTACGTGGCGCAGCCGGGCGACCTCACGGCCGAGATGGAGCAACTGCTGCGCTGGGCCTCGTGGGTCATCACCCTGCCGGTGGTCATCTTCGCCTGCGGGCCGTTCTTTGCGAACGCGCTGCGCGACGTGCGGCTGCGCCGGGTGAGCATGGACCTGCCCGTGGCGCTGGGCATGGCCATCACCTTCGGGGTGAGCACGGCGGGCACCTTCGATCCCAGCGGAATCTTCGGGCGCGAGGTGTTCTACGACTCGCTGACCATGTTCGTGTTCTTTTTGCTCACCGGCCGCTGGCTGGAGCTGCGGCTGCGCGACCGCACGGCCGGCGCGCTGGAGGCGGTGATGAACCGCCTGCCCGATAGCGTGGAGCGCCTGGGGCCCGATGGCGCCTTCGTGCGCGTGGCCGTGCGGCGCCTGGCCGTGGGCGACACGGTGCGCGTGCTGCCGGGCGAGGCCTTCCCGGCCGATGGGCGCATCACGCGGGGCGACACGCTCGCGGACGAGGCCCTGCTCACGGGGGAGTCCACGCCCGTGGCGCGGCCCGAGGGCAGCGCGGTGACTGCCGGCAGCTACAACCTGCAGTCGGCCGTGCAGATGCGGGTGGAGCGCGTGGGCGCCGACACGCGCTTCGCCCAGATCGTGGCGCTGATGGAAAGCGCCTCGCTGCAAAAGCCCCGCCTGGCGCAACTGGCGGACCGCATCGCGCGGCCGTTTCTCATCGCGGTGCTGGCGGCCGCCGCGCTGGCCGCCGCGTGGTGGTGGCCCACCGACCCGGGCCATGCGCTCATGGTGGCGGTGGCGGTGCTCATCGTGACCTGCCCCTGCGCGCTGTCGCTCGCCACACCCGTGGCCATGCTGACCGCGGCGGGCACGCTGGCGCGCCAGGGCGTGCTGGTGCGCCACCTGCAGGCCCTGGAGGCCCTGGCGGGCGTGGACACCGTGGTGTTCGACAAGACCGGCACCCTCACGCGCGACGGCATGGCCGTGCGCGGCGTGCACCCGGCACCGGGCGTGGACCGGGCCGATGCCCTGGCGCTGGCCGCAGCCGTGGCCCGCCATTCCATGCACCCGGTGTCGCGGGCGCTGGTGGCTGCGGCATCGCAGCAGGGACTGGATGGCGCCACGCAGTGGCGGGTGCTGGAGGTGCAGGAACTGGCGGGCGAAGGCCTGGTGGCGCTCCTGCAGCAAGGCGGTGCCGGGCCGCAAGATGTGCCCGACGGGCGCGGCCGCCTGGCCCTGGGCGAGCGCACCGTGCGCCTGGGCTCGGTGCGCCATGCGGGCGCCGGCGGCCCGGCCGGTGATGGGGCCGAGGACAGCGCCGCGGGGCAGCAGGTGGTGCTGTCCGAGCAGCACAGCGACGGCACGCGGGTGGAGCTGGCCCGGTTCGACTGGCGCGAAGACCTGCGCCCCGAAGCGCCGCGCGCGGTGCGCCGCCTGCGCGATGCGGGCGTGGCCGTGCAGTTGCTCTCCGGCGACCGGCCCGGCGCGGTGCGGCGCATCGCCGCGCAGGTGGGCATCGAGCGGGCGCAGGGCGACTGCACGCCGCAGGACAAGCTCGCGCTGCTGCAGGCCGAGCAGGCGCGGGGCCACCGCGTGGCCATGGTGGGCGACGGGCTCAACGACGGGCCGGTGCTGGCGGGCGCGCATGTGTCGTTCGCCTTCGGCCGCGCCGTGCCGCTGGCGCAGTCGCGCGCCGATTTCGTGGTGATGGGCGGCGACCTGGAGCAGGTGGTGCAGACGCTGCTGCTGGCGCGCCGCACCCTGCGCGTGGTGCGGCAGAACCTGTGGTGGGCCGCGCTCTACAACGCGCTGTGCGTGCCGCTGGCCGTGGCGGGCCTCATGCCGGCGTGGCTGGCCGGGCTGGGCATGGCGCTCAGCTCGCTGCTGGTGGTCGCGAATGCGGCGCGGCTGGCGAAGGGGGCGGGTGGCGTGGTGGCCGGCGCCCAGGCAGCGCCCCTGGCCCCCGTGGCCCCAGGCGTCGCGGCCGTCGCGGAAGGCGTCTGA
- a CDS encoding ABC transporter ATP-binding protein — protein MTLLKVEAVTRLFGGFRAVDDVSLQLAEQEILGIAGTNGAGKSTLFAAIAGQQPADAGRITFTGQDITRVPPHRRARMGLVRTFQIPREFKSLTVHENLLAAAANPQGERLVNAFFQTRSLREHEAQLAAKADGILQFLNLARVRDVRAGGLSGGQKKLVELGRVLMLDPRCILLDEPFAGVNPVLIEEICDRVRELHGRGIAFIVIEHHLQALKALSHRMIVMDRGRILAEGDPHTVLDDPRVQEAYMGGVV, from the coding sequence ATGACGCTGCTCAAAGTGGAAGCCGTGACCCGGCTGTTCGGCGGCTTCAGGGCGGTGGACGATGTGTCGCTGCAGCTGGCCGAGCAGGAGATCCTGGGCATTGCCGGCACCAACGGCGCGGGCAAGAGCACCTTGTTCGCCGCCATCGCCGGCCAGCAGCCGGCCGATGCGGGGCGCATCACGTTCACGGGCCAGGACATCACCCGCGTGCCGCCGCACCGCCGCGCGCGCATGGGCCTGGTGCGCACGTTCCAGATCCCGCGCGAATTCAAGAGCCTCACCGTGCACGAGAACCTGCTGGCCGCTGCCGCCAATCCGCAGGGCGAGCGGCTGGTGAACGCGTTCTTCCAGACGCGCAGCCTGCGCGAGCACGAAGCGCAGCTGGCCGCCAAGGCCGACGGCATCCTCCAGTTCCTGAACCTGGCGCGCGTGCGCGACGTGCGGGCGGGCGGCCTGTCGGGCGGGCAAAAGAAGCTGGTGGAGCTGGGCCGCGTGCTCATGCTGGACCCGCGCTGCATCCTGCTGGACGAGCCTTTCGCCGGCGTGAACCCGGTGCTCATCGAAGAGATCTGCGACCGCGTGCGCGAGCTGCACGGGCGCGGCATCGCCTTCATCGTGATCGAGCACCACCTGCAGGCGCTCAAGGCGCTGTCCCACCGCATGATCGTGATGGACCGCGGCCGCATCCTCGCCGAGGGCGATCCGCACACCGTGCTGGACGACCCGCGCGTGCAAGAGGCCTACATGGGAGGGGTGGTATGA
- the ccoN gene encoding cytochrome-c oxidase, cbb3-type subunit I, producing MESPKTAAAHYDDTVVRQFSIMAVVWGGVGMLVGVFIAAQLAWPELNFGIPWLSYGRLRPLHTNAVIFAFGGCALFATSYYVAQRTCQVRLFAGPLASFTFWGWQLVIVAAAISLPLGYTTGKEYAELEWPIDILITLVWVSYAIVFFGTIGRRKVRHIYVANWFFGAFILAVALLHLVNSAEVPAGWMKSYSAYAGVQDAMVQWWYGHNAVGFFLTAGFLGMMYYFIPKQAGRPVYSYRLSIVHFWALIFTYMWAGPHHLHYTALPDWTQSVGMVFSLILLAPSWGGMINGVMTLSGAWHKLRDDPILRFLIVSLSFYGMATFEGPMMSIKTVNALSHYTDWTVGHVHAGALGWVGLITMGSLYYLIPRLFGREKMHSVPAIELHFWMSTIGIVMYIAAMWIAGVMQGLMWRAINPDGTLTYTFVESVKATYPFYVVRFAGGLLYLGGMLVMAWNVWATAISGRSVKVSIPAVNTAHA from the coding sequence ATGGAATCTCCAAAAACCGCTGCCGCGCATTACGACGACACCGTCGTCCGGCAGTTTTCGATCATGGCCGTGGTGTGGGGGGGGGTGGGCATGCTGGTCGGCGTCTTCATCGCCGCCCAGCTGGCCTGGCCGGAACTCAACTTCGGCATTCCCTGGCTCAGCTACGGCCGCCTGCGGCCGCTGCACACCAACGCGGTGATCTTCGCCTTCGGCGGCTGCGCGCTGTTCGCGACCAGCTACTACGTGGCGCAGCGCACCTGCCAGGTGCGCCTGTTCGCGGGGCCACTGGCTTCGTTCACGTTCTGGGGCTGGCAGCTCGTCATCGTGGCGGCGGCCATCAGCCTGCCGCTGGGCTACACCACCGGCAAGGAATACGCCGAACTGGAGTGGCCCATCGACATCCTGATCACGCTGGTGTGGGTGTCGTATGCCATCGTGTTCTTCGGCACCATCGGCCGCCGCAAGGTGCGCCACATCTACGTGGCCAACTGGTTCTTCGGCGCGTTCATCCTGGCGGTGGCGCTGCTGCACCTGGTCAACAGCGCCGAAGTGCCTGCGGGCTGGATGAAGAGCTACTCGGCCTATGCCGGCGTGCAGGACGCGATGGTGCAGTGGTGGTATGGCCACAATGCCGTGGGCTTCTTCCTCACCGCGGGCTTCCTCGGGATGATGTATTACTTCATCCCCAAGCAGGCCGGCCGCCCGGTGTACAGCTACCGCCTGTCGATCGTGCACTTCTGGGCGCTGATCTTCACCTACATGTGGGCGGGCCCCCACCACCTGCACTACACCGCGCTGCCGGACTGGACGCAATCGGTGGGCATGGTGTTCTCGCTGATCCTGCTGGCGCCCAGCTGGGGCGGGATGATCAACGGCGTGATGACGCTGTCGGGCGCCTGGCACAAGCTGCGCGACGACCCCATCCTGCGTTTCCTGATCGTGTCGCTGTCGTTCTACGGCATGGCCACGTTCGAGGGCCCGATGATGTCCATCAAGACCGTCAACGCGCTCAGCCACTACACCGACTGGACCGTGGGCCACGTGCATGCCGGCGCCCTGGGCTGGGTGGGCCTGATCACCATGGGTTCGCTGTACTACCTGATTCCGCGCCTGTTCGGCCGGGAAAAGATGCACTCGGTGCCCGCCATCGAGCTGCACTTCTGGATGTCCACCATCGGCATCGTGATGTACATCGCCGCGATGTGGATCGCCGGCGTCATGCAGGGCCTGATGTGGCGCGCGATCAATCCCGACGGCACGCTCACCTATACCTTCGTTGAAAGCGTGAAGGCCACCTATCCGTTCTACGTGGTCCGCTTCGCCGGCGGCCTGCTGTACCTGGGCGGCATGCTGGTGATGGCCTGGAACGTGTGGGCCACCGCCATCTCGGGCCGCTCGGTCAAGGTGTCGATCCCTGCCGTGAACACAGCCCATGCCTGA
- a CDS encoding branched-chain amino acid ABC transporter permease — translation MIAYLCAIGVIALIYCLLALGLNLQFGLTRLVNFGVVAFFAVGAYTSGLLSLQGVPLALCFVAAGVLSGLLALPIGLLSLRLRDDYLAIVTLGFSEAVRISIQQESWLTKGVQGLPGLPKLFAAWGPVSDVATFATLLALVALVSWGTVRLTRSPFGRLLKAIGDDEAALSALGKDPAWFKVQVFMLGAALAGVAGAFYAHFITFITPEQFIPLITFYVWMGLVMGGAGTVRGAVFGSLLLMVFLEGSRFAKDWVPGVSEVGMASLRLAAVGLALILVTLYRPNGLFGGPSK, via the coding sequence ATGATTGCCTACCTTTGCGCCATCGGCGTCATCGCCCTCATCTACTGCCTGCTCGCGCTGGGCCTGAACCTGCAGTTCGGACTCACGCGGCTGGTGAACTTCGGCGTGGTGGCGTTCTTCGCCGTGGGCGCCTATACCTCGGGCCTGCTGTCGCTGCAGGGCGTGCCGCTGGCGCTGTGCTTCGTGGCCGCGGGCGTGCTGTCGGGCCTGCTGGCGCTGCCCATTGGCCTGCTGTCGCTGCGGCTGCGCGACGACTACCTGGCCATCGTCACGCTCGGCTTCTCGGAGGCCGTGCGCATCTCCATCCAGCAGGAAAGCTGGCTCACCAAGGGCGTGCAGGGCCTGCCGGGCCTGCCCAAGCTGTTCGCGGCCTGGGGGCCGGTGTCGGACGTGGCCACGTTCGCCACCTTGCTCGCGCTGGTCGCACTGGTGTCCTGGGGCACGGTGCGGCTCACGCGCAGCCCCTTCGGGCGGCTGCTGAAAGCCATCGGCGACGACGAGGCCGCGCTGTCGGCCCTGGGCAAGGACCCGGCGTGGTTCAAGGTGCAGGTGTTCATGCTGGGCGCGGCGCTGGCCGGCGTGGCGGGCGCGTTCTACGCGCACTTCATCACCTTCATCACGCCCGAGCAGTTCATTCCGCTCATCACGTTCTACGTGTGGATGGGCCTGGTGATGGGCGGCGCCGGCACGGTGCGCGGCGCGGTCTTCGGCTCGCTGCTGCTCATGGTGTTCCTGGAGGGCTCGCGCTTCGCCAAGGACTGGGTGCCGGGCGTGTCCGAAGTGGGCATGGCCAGCCTGCGCCTGGCCGCCGTGGGCCTGGCGCTGATCCTCGTCACGCTGTACCGGCCCAACGGGCTTTTCGGAGGCCCCTCGAAATGA
- a CDS encoding branched-chain amino acid ABC transporter permease has protein sequence MTWIAFANLLINGLIEGLVVALPALAMTLVMGVNRFPNAATGDFLTTGAYAAVAVQMLGGWPLWAAALASMAATAVVSAGSYTLIFRKLAGRPMVSSMLAAIGLGFLLRSLISFFAGHDQRTFDLPLVRAWNFGGVRLLPTDVAIAGIAVLCLLVVFVLIYKTSFGRQLRAVADSADLARASGIRAGGLMLSLWVLVGALSAIGGVLLGMKAIVSPEMGWESLIPAFAAMVLGGIGSPVGAVLGALLLCVAQELAVPLLGPSYKLVLSFVVLALVLLLRPAGIMGRVQRVR, from the coding sequence ATGACCTGGATCGCTTTCGCAAACCTGTTGATCAATGGATTGATCGAAGGCCTGGTGGTGGCGCTGCCCGCACTGGCCATGACCCTGGTGATGGGCGTCAACCGCTTTCCCAACGCGGCCACGGGCGACTTCCTGACCACCGGCGCCTATGCCGCCGTGGCGGTGCAGATGCTGGGCGGCTGGCCGCTGTGGGCCGCGGCGCTGGCGAGCATGGCCGCGACCGCCGTGGTGTCCGCGGGCTCGTACACGCTGATCTTTCGCAAGCTGGCCGGGCGGCCCATGGTGTCGTCCATGCTGGCGGCCATCGGCCTGGGCTTTCTGCTGCGCAGTCTGATTTCGTTCTTCGCCGGGCACGACCAGCGCACGTTCGACCTGCCGCTGGTGCGGGCCTGGAACTTCGGCGGCGTGCGCCTGCTGCCGACCGACGTGGCCATCGCGGGCATCGCCGTGCTGTGCCTGCTGGTGGTGTTCGTGCTCATCTACAAAACGAGCTTCGGGCGCCAGCTGCGCGCCGTGGCCGACAGCGCCGATCTGGCGCGCGCCAGCGGCATCCGCGCGGGCGGGCTCATGCTCAGCCTGTGGGTGCTGGTGGGGGCACTGTCGGCCATCGGCGGCGTGCTGCTGGGCATGAAGGCCATCGTCAGCCCCGAGATGGGCTGGGAAAGCTTGATTCCCGCCTTCGCCGCCATGGTGCTGGGCGGCATCGGCAGCCCGGTGGGCGCGGTGCTGGGCGCGCTGCTGCTGTGCGTGGCGCAGGAGCTGGCCGTGCCGCTGCTGGGGCCGTCGTACAAGCTGGTGCTGTCGTTCGTGGTGCTGGCACTGGTGCTGCTGCTGCGCCCGGCCGGCATCATGGGCCGCGTGCAGCGGGTGCGCTGA
- a CDS encoding universal stress protein has protein sequence MYQRILIATDGSELSGKAVDHGLALAALSGAAVVVLKVVPRYPRSYFEGGSVVDKGDAKRIEAQWTAAAKALVDGIKTLGSAQGVAVKAVVTKSDLVAEAVIAAARKHQCDLIVMASHGRKGLQRLLLGSETQHVLTHSHIPVLVLR, from the coding sequence ATGTACCAACGCATCCTGATCGCCACCGATGGCTCCGAGCTCTCCGGCAAGGCCGTGGACCACGGCCTCGCGCTGGCGGCGCTGAGCGGCGCCGCCGTGGTCGTGCTCAAGGTGGTGCCGCGCTATCCGCGCAGCTACTTCGAAGGCGGCTCCGTCGTGGACAAGGGCGATGCCAAGCGCATCGAGGCGCAGTGGACAGCAGCCGCCAAGGCGCTGGTGGACGGCATCAAGACGCTGGGCAGCGCCCAGGGCGTGGCGGTGAAGGCGGTGGTCACCAAGTCAGACCTCGTCGCCGAGGCGGTGATCGCCGCGGCCCGCAAGCACCAGTGCGACCTGATCGTGATGGCCTCGCATGGGCGCAAGGGCCTGCAGCGGCTGCTGCTGGGCAGCGAAACGCAGCACGTTCTGACCCACTCGCACATCCCCGTGCTGGTGCTACGCTGA
- the ccoO gene encoding cytochrome-c oxidase, cbb3-type subunit II, which produces MSEHNPKSAGFSHEKIETNNFLMIVLIVLVVAIGGLAEIVPLFFQKSTTEPVTGVQPYTAVQLLGRDIYLREGCYNCHSQMIRPFRAETLRYGHYSVAGEFVYDHPFQWGSKRTGPDLHRVGGKYSDEWHRIHLNNPRDVVPESNMPAYSWLEKTPVDPAVAAPRMKALRTVGVPYTDEQIAAASEEVKGKTEMDVLVAYLQVMGRALK; this is translated from the coding sequence ATGTCCGAACACAACCCCAAATCGGCCGGCTTCTCGCACGAGAAGATCGAGACCAACAACTTCCTGATGATCGTGCTGATCGTGCTGGTGGTCGCCATCGGCGGCCTGGCCGAGATCGTGCCGCTGTTCTTCCAGAAGTCCACCACCGAGCCCGTGACGGGCGTGCAGCCCTACACCGCGGTGCAGCTGCTGGGCCGCGACATCTACCTGCGCGAGGGTTGCTACAACTGCCACTCGCAGATGATCCGCCCCTTCCGCGCCGAGACGCTGCGCTACGGCCACTATTCGGTGGCCGGCGAGTTCGTGTACGACCACCCCTTCCAGTGGGGCAGCAAGCGCACCGGCCCCGACCTGCACCGCGTGGGCGGCAAGTACAGCGACGAGTGGCACCGCATCCACCTGAACAACCCGCGCGACGTCGTGCCCGAATCCAACATGCCCGCCTACAGCTGGCTGGAGAAGACGCCCGTCGATCCCGCCGTGGCTGCGCCGCGCATGAAGGCGCTGCGCACGGTGGGCGTGCCCTACACCGACGAGCAGATCGCCGCCGCGTCCGAGGAGGTCAAGGGCAAGACCGAGATGGACGTGCTCGTGGCCTACCTGCAGGTCATGGGCCGCGCCCTCAAGTAA